One region of Salvelinus namaycush isolate Seneca chromosome 3, SaNama_1.0, whole genome shotgun sequence genomic DNA includes:
- the LOC120044372 gene encoding H-2 class II histocompatibility antigen, A-Q alpha chain-like: MSFEMNYSVIILILTGAVCTSAEIHHEIHFIYGCFESSDPAVGLEIDGDEVVYGDFNKNSTRCLIADVVFTLPKFISITPEDKERACEYATISRVWCKNCVAWGKLSEPKIPKIKDAPESTIYPRDEVELGVENTLICFVNDFFPPPVKVNWTKNGMEVTEGLSLSRYYPNKDGTFHQFSRLSFTPQKEDVYICAVAHTALKDPKTREYKVSGSSAGPGPAVFCGVGLTLGLLGVATGIFFIYKGKRATESQEKRWEVRHWTREI, from the exons atgAGCTTCGAGATGAACTACTCTGTGATTATTCTGATTCTCACTGGAGCCGTTTGCACTTCTGCAGAAA TTCATCATGAAATTCACTTTATCTACGGATGCTTTGAGTCAAGTGATCCTGCGGTGGGACTTGAGATTGATGGAGATGAAGTCGTCTATGGTGACTTCAATAAAAACAGTACTAGATGTCTAATAGCAGATGTAGTGTTTACATTACCTAAATTCATATCTATTACACCAGAGGATAAAGAAAGGGCTTGTGAATATGCTACCATTAGCAGAGTTTGGTGCAAAAACTGTGTCGCATGGGGCAAACTGTCTGAACCGAAAATACCAAaaatcaaag ATGCCCCTGAGAGCACCATCTACCCCAGGGATGAGGTGGAACTGGGGGTGGAGAACACCCTCATCTGCTTTGTGAATGATTTCTTTCCCCCGCCTGTCAAAGTCAACTGGACCAAGAATGGAATGGAGGTGACTGAGGGATTATCTCTCAGTCGTTACTATCCTAATAAAGATGGAACGTTCCACCAGTTCTCCAGGCTGAGTTTCACCCCACAAAAGGAAGACGTCTACATCTGCGCTGTGGCGCACACGGCCCTGAAGGACCCCAAAACCAGGG AATATAAGGTCAGTGGGTCCAGTGCTGGTCCTGGTCCTGCTGTATTCTGTGGAGTGGGCCTCACTCTTGGGCTGCTGGGGGTGGCTACTGGAATATTCTTCATCTACAAAGGAAAGAGAGCCACTGAGTCTCAGGAAAAAAGATGGGAAGTGAGGCACTGGACTAGAGAGATCTAG